The Flavobacterium piscisymbiosum genome includes a region encoding these proteins:
- the def gene encoding peptide deformylase, translating to MILPIVGYGDPVLRKVGEVITPEYPNLKETIANMYETMYNAYGVGLAAPQVGMPIRLFVIDTTPFSDDDDLPSDEQKDLKGFKKTFINAKIVKEEGEEWSFNEGCLSIPDVREDVYRKPTVTIEYCEEDFVVKTEVFDGLIARVIQHEYDHIEGVLFTDKISSLKKRLIQKKLKNITEGKTFQEYRMKFAAAKKGR from the coding sequence ATGATTTTACCAATTGTAGGATATGGTGATCCTGTTTTAAGAAAAGTGGGTGAGGTAATTACGCCAGAATATCCAAACTTAAAAGAAACAATAGCAAACATGTATGAAACCATGTACAACGCTTACGGAGTAGGACTTGCTGCGCCACAAGTGGGTATGCCAATTCGTTTGTTTGTTATAGATACTACTCCTTTTAGTGATGATGATGATTTACCTTCAGATGAGCAAAAAGATTTAAAAGGTTTCAAGAAAACTTTTATCAATGCTAAGATTGTAAAAGAAGAAGGTGAAGAATGGAGTTTTAATGAAGGTTGCCTGAGTATTCCTGATGTTCGCGAAGATGTTTACAGAAAACCAACCGTGACGATAGAATATTGCGAAGAAGATTTTGTAGTAAAAACAGAAGTTTTTGATGGTTTGATTGCTAGAGTTATTCAGCACGAATACGACCATATCGAAGGAGTTTTATTTACAGATAAAATATCATCTTTGAAAAAACGTTTGATTCAAAAGAAATTAAAAAATATTACCGAAGGCAAAACGTTTCAGGAATATAGAATGAAATTTGCTGCTGCTAAAAAAGGGAGATAA
- a CDS encoding DUF5606 domain-containing protein, with amino-acid sequence MNLEKILAISGKPGLYVLKVQTRTGFVAESLTDGKKITVNLKSNVSLLSEISIYTYDGEKPLTEVMQRIATKENKGQAISHKEDNATLAAYFKEILPDYDEERVYPSDIKKVLNWYNTLQTKGLVTDLAPAAAEAPEETPVVEEKAKKAPAAKKAKAKKEE; translated from the coding sequence ATGAATTTAGAGAAAATTTTAGCCATTTCTGGGAAACCAGGTTTATATGTATTGAAAGTGCAAACTCGTACAGGCTTTGTGGCAGAATCATTGACAGACGGAAAAAAAATTACTGTTAACCTGAAAAGTAACGTTAGTTTGTTATCAGAGATTTCAATTTATACTTACGACGGAGAAAAACCATTGACTGAAGTAATGCAACGTATTGCTACTAAAGAAAACAAAGGTCAGGCAATTTCTCATAAAGAAGATAATGCTACATTAGCGGCTTATTTTAAAGAAATTCTTCCTGATTATGATGAGGAAAGAGTTTATCCTTCTGATATTAAAAAAGTATTAAACTGGTACAATACGCTTCAGACAAAAGGTTTAGTAACTGATTTAGCTCCGGCCGCTGCTGAAGCTCCTGAGGAAACTCCGGTTGTTGAAGAAAAAGCAAAAAAAGCGCCTGCTGCTAAAAAAGCAAAAGCTAAAAAAGAAGAATAG
- the mazG gene encoding nucleoside triphosphate pyrophosphohydrolase, translating into MSKELQLKAFERLLIIMDELREQCPWDKKQTLQTLRHLTIEETYELGDAILDNDLNEVKKELGDLLLHIVFYAKIGSETNDFDIADVCNEICEKLIHRHPHIYSDTIVKDEEEVKQNWEKLKLKEGKKSVLEGVPRSLPALVKASRIQDKVKGVGFDWEEPHQVWDKVQEELEELQVEVKSGDQDKIEAEFGDVLFSMINYARFLNVNPEDALERTNKKFIKRFQYLESKAGELGKPLMDMTLAEMDVFWNEAKKL; encoded by the coding sequence ATGAGCAAAGAACTTCAACTTAAAGCCTTCGAAAGATTATTAATTATTATGGATGAACTTCGTGAGCAATGTCCGTGGGATAAAAAGCAGACTTTGCAGACTCTGAGACATCTTACTATCGAAGAAACTTATGAGCTTGGAGATGCTATTTTAGATAATGACCTAAATGAAGTGAAAAAAGAATTAGGTGATTTGCTGCTGCATATTGTTTTTTATGCGAAAATTGGGTCTGAAACCAACGATTTTGATATTGCAGATGTTTGTAATGAAATTTGCGAGAAACTAATTCATCGCCATCCTCATATTTATAGCGATACTATTGTTAAGGATGAAGAAGAAGTAAAACAAAATTGGGAAAAATTAAAGCTGAAAGAAGGTAAAAAATCAGTTCTGGAAGGTGTTCCAAGAAGTTTACCAGCTTTGGTAAAAGCAAGCCGAATTCAGGATAAAGTAAAAGGTGTAGGTTTTGATTGGGAAGAACCACACCAGGTTTGGGATAAAGTTCAGGAAGAATTAGAAGAATTGCAAGTAGAGGTAAAGTCAGGTGATCAGGATAAAATTGAAGCTGAATTTGGTGATGTTTTATTCTCTATGATCAATTATGCCAGATTTCTAAATGTAAATCCTGAAGATGCTTTAGAACGCACAAATAAAAAATTTATTAAGCGTTTTCAATATCTCGAAAGTAAAGCCGGAGAGTTAGGAAAACCTTTAATGGACATGACTTTGGCAGAAATGGATGTATTTTGGAACGAAGCTAAAAAGCTATAA
- a CDS encoding Crp/Fnr family transcriptional regulator, which translates to MNKCDQCIVRQLSSLKALNKDEVVKLANSKTTYKIKKGESIFEEGEVTNGVFCIKDGVGKLSKLSANGKDQIVKLVQSGELLGQRSMISNEPANLSAKAVADMEVCFIPKTEILHFFNNNNQFSMNLMQSVCEDLKESENDKIALVQKTVKQRLAETLLQLHDSFGENADKTLKVQLTREELGGIIGTATESCIRLLSDFNKLDLIELVGKKIMLKNIKALKKIAE; encoded by the coding sequence ATGAATAAATGTGATCAATGCATCGTACGACAGCTTTCTTCTCTTAAAGCACTTAATAAGGATGAAGTTGTAAAATTGGCTAACAGCAAGACTACCTATAAAATTAAAAAAGGAGAATCCATTTTTGAAGAAGGTGAAGTAACTAATGGCGTTTTTTGTATAAAAGATGGTGTTGGAAAACTTTCTAAATTAAGTGCAAACGGAAAAGATCAGATTGTAAAACTGGTACAATCAGGGGAACTTTTGGGTCAACGTTCTATGATTAGTAATGAACCTGCCAATTTATCTGCCAAAGCAGTTGCAGATATGGAAGTTTGTTTTATTCCTAAAACTGAAATTTTACACTTTTTTAATAATAACAATCAGTTCTCAATGAACCTGATGCAATCTGTTTGTGAAGATTTAAAAGAGTCTGAAAATGACAAAATTGCTTTAGTTCAAAAAACCGTAAAACAACGTTTGGCCGAAACGTTATTGCAATTGCATGATTCTTTTGGTGAAAATGCAGATAAAACTTTGAAAGTTCAACTTACAAGGGAAGAACTGGGTGGCATAATAGGTACTGCTACAGAAAGCTGTATCAGATTATTATCTGATTTTAACAAACTGGATCTGATTGAATTAGTAGGTAAAAAAATCATGCTTAAAAACATTAAAGCATTAAAAAAAATAGCGGAGTAA